The Longimicrobiaceae bacterium genome includes a region encoding these proteins:
- a CDS encoding S8 family peptidase yields the protein MRRTVALLALAGLAACDSEAVAPRVEQTAPAFSTTEGGIPGRYIVTLDDAADPALVALEYGIKPQYVYESLITGFAGDISDVVLEALRLDARVVGIEQDGIVTTSTVQSPATWGLDRIDQAALPLDGSYTYNHAGSGVTAYIIDTGIRYDHVEFEGRAVSGFDAFADGRNGADCQGHGTHVAGTVGGKTWGVAKQVKLVAVRVLDCGGSGSFSGIIAGMNWVAENGTLPAVANLSIGSLLPQRSPTVDAATRNLIASGVTVVMAAGNGVPNGGVGIDACNNAPGGLPEGITVGASDRSDRKTAWSNYGDCVTFFAPGSGITSATYDSPTSTGSKSGTSMASPHVAGVAALYLEQAPRAAPATVKQALFDASSKGVVQLSLTTNNHLVHSLVAAPAAPPEETGPTPCTPKNKKKGKCR from the coding sequence ATGCGCCGGACCGTTGCACTGCTTGCCCTTGCGGGCCTCGCCGCCTGCGACTCGGAGGCCGTTGCCCCCCGGGTCGAACAGACCGCCCCTGCCTTCAGCACGACCGAGGGCGGGATTCCCGGCCGCTACATCGTCACGCTCGACGACGCCGCCGACCCCGCCCTGGTGGCGCTGGAGTACGGGATCAAGCCCCAGTACGTCTACGAGAGCCTGATCACCGGCTTCGCGGGCGACATCTCCGACGTGGTCCTGGAGGCGCTTCGCCTGGACGCCCGGGTGGTGGGGATCGAGCAGGACGGGATCGTCACCACCTCGACGGTGCAGAGCCCCGCCACCTGGGGGCTGGACCGGATCGACCAGGCCGCGCTCCCCCTGGACGGGAGCTACACCTACAACCACGCGGGGAGCGGGGTCACGGCCTACATCATCGACACCGGGATCCGCTACGACCACGTGGAGTTCGAGGGGCGGGCCGTCTCCGGCTTCGACGCCTTCGCCGACGGCCGGAACGGCGCCGACTGCCAGGGGCACGGGACCCACGTGGCCGGGACCGTGGGCGGGAAGACGTGGGGCGTGGCCAAGCAGGTGAAGCTGGTGGCCGTCCGTGTCCTCGACTGCGGGGGGAGCGGCTCCTTCTCGGGGATCATCGCGGGGATGAACTGGGTCGCCGAGAACGGGACCCTGCCGGCGGTGGCGAACCTGTCCATCGGGTCCCTCCTCCCGCAGCGGAGCCCCACCGTGGACGCCGCCACCCGGAACCTGATCGCGTCGGGCGTCACCGTCGTGATGGCCGCCGGTAACGGGGTGCCGAACGGCGGTGTGGGGATCGATGCCTGCAACAACGCGCCCGGCGGGCTCCCGGAGGGGATCACCGTGGGCGCGAGCGACCGGAGCGACCGGAAGACTGCGTGGTCCAACTACGGCGACTGCGTGACCTTCTTCGCCCCGGGTTCCGGGATCACGTCGGCCACCTACGACAGCCCCACTTCCACGGGGAGCAAGAGCGGCACCTCCATGGCGTCGCCGCACGTGGCCGGGGTCGCGGCCCTGTACCTGGAGCAGGCCCCGCGCGCCGCCCCCGCCACGGTGAAGCAGGCGCTCTTCGACGCCTCCAGCAAGGGCGTGGTGCAGCTGTCGCTCACGACGAACAACCACCTCGTGCACAGCCTGGTCGCCGCCCCGGCCGCTCCGCCGGAGGAGACCGGCCCCACGCCCTGCACGCCGAAGAACAAGAAGAAGGGGAAGTGCAGGTAG
- a CDS encoding outer membrane beta-barrel protein translates to MKRSTLVAAALAAVVFAAPARSQGMLPFSVEARTGLAFPTGEFGDGLALGYGLGASAIFNVTPTLGVYGGYSYTQFDFDDDVFGDVDDTFDVQGFDAGARLGLPMAGLSPYLRGGVVYYKAGDAGNELGFQVGAGLDYRLGPVVSFTPEVSYVTVPVGEGRGPDASFVRADVGLRFRL, encoded by the coding sequence ATGAAGCGCTCGACCTTGGTTGCCGCCGCGCTGGCGGCGGTGGTGTTCGCGGCCCCGGCCCGGTCGCAGGGGATGCTCCCCTTCTCGGTGGAGGCGCGCACGGGGCTCGCCTTCCCCACCGGCGAGTTCGGCGACGGGCTGGCGCTGGGGTACGGCCTCGGGGCCAGCGCCATCTTCAACGTCACGCCCACCCTGGGGGTGTACGGCGGCTACAGCTACACGCAGTTCGACTTCGACGACGACGTCTTCGGCGACGTGGACGACACCTTCGACGTCCAGGGGTTCGACGCGGGGGCGCGCCTGGGCCTCCCCATGGCCGGCCTCTCACCCTATCTGCGCGGCGGGGTGGTCTACTACAAGGCCGGGGACGCCGGCAACGAGCTGGGCTTCCAGGTGGGGGCGGGGCTCGACTACCGGCTCGGGCCGGTGGTCTCGTTCACCCCCGAGGTCAGCTACGTGACCGTTCCCGTCGGGGAGGGCCGCGGTCCGGACGCCAG
- a CDS encoding response regulator has translation AGSRAFGGAGGGPRVLVVDDNEAPRSALAYVLRQAGFEVVEAADGEEGIRAARSTLPGLVLMDLSMPVMDGWTATRQLRRERVAAPLPVVAVTAQILSPAEQSEAELIFDEVLAKPVTAARLLETVNRLLAGPYAEPD, from the coding sequence GCGGGGAGCCGCGCCTTCGGCGGGGCGGGCGGCGGGCCCAGGGTGCTGGTGGTGGACGACAACGAAGCGCCGCGGAGCGCCCTCGCCTACGTCCTGCGGCAGGCGGGGTTCGAGGTGGTGGAGGCGGCCGACGGCGAGGAGGGGATCCGGGCGGCGCGCAGCACCCTCCCCGGGCTGGTGCTGATGGACCTGAGCATGCCGGTGATGGACGGGTGGACCGCCACCCGCCAGCTCCGGCGCGAGCGGGTGGCCGCCCCCCTCCCGGTGGTGGCGGTCACCGCGCAGATCCTTTCCCCGGCGGAGCAGTCGGAGGCGGAGCTGATCTTCGACGAGGTCCTCGCCAAGCCGGTGACCGCCGCCCGCCTGCTGGAGACGGTGAACCGCCTCCTGGCCGGACCGTACGCCGAGCCGGACTGA